From a region of the Balaenoptera ricei isolate mBalRic1 chromosome 11, mBalRic1.hap2, whole genome shotgun sequence genome:
- the GPX1 gene encoding glutathione peroxidase 1, which produces MTPVARLLKGGASRTPCSSSPRLSPVFLGTHTMCAAQRSAAALAAAAPRSVYAFSARPLAGGEPVNLGSLRGKVLLIENVASLUGTTVRDYTQMNDLQRRLGPRGLVVLGFPCNQFGHQENAKNEEILNCLKYVRPGGGFEPNFMLFEKCEVNGEKAHPLFAFLREALPTPSDDATALMTDPKFITWSPVCRNDVAWNFEKFLVGPDGVPVRRYSRRFLTIDIEPDIEALLSQGPGCA; this is translated from the exons ATGACCCCGGTCGCCCGCCTGTTAAAAGGAGGCGCTTCCCGGACCCCCTGTTCGTCTAGTCCGCGGCTCTCTCCTGTCTTTTTGGGCACCCACACCATGTGCGCCGCTCAGCGCTCGGCGGCCGCCCTGGCGGCAGCGGCCCCGCGCTCGGTGTACGCCTTCTCTGCGCGCCCGCTGGCCGGCGGGGAGCCCGTGAACTTGGGGTCCCTGCGGGGCAAGGTGCTGCTCATTGAGAACGTGGCGTCGCTCTGAGGCACAACTGTCCGGGACTACACCCAGATGAATGACCTGCAGCGGCGCCTCGGGCCCCGGGGCCTGGTCGTGCTCGGCTTCCCGTGCAACCAGTTTGGGCATCAG GAAAATGCCAAGAACGAGGAGATCCTGAATTGCCTCAAGTACGTACGACCAGGCGGCGGGTTCGAGCCCAACTTCATGCTCTTCGAGAAGTGCGAGGTGAATGGCGAGAAGGCCCATCCGCTCTTCGCCTTCCTTCGGGAGGCTCTGCCCACGCCCAGTGACGACGCCACTGCCCTCATGACAGACCCCAAGTTCATCACCTGGTCTCCGGTGTGCCGCAACGACGTTGCCTGGAACTTCGAGAAGTTCCTGGTGGGCCCAGACGGTGTTCCCGTACGCAGGTACAGCCGCCGCTTTCTGACCATCGACATCGAGCCTGATATCGAAGCCCTGCTGTCCCAGGGGCCCGGCTGTGCCTAG